A single genomic interval of Primulina huaijiensis isolate GDHJ02 chromosome 7, ASM1229523v2, whole genome shotgun sequence harbors:
- the LOC140980588 gene encoding probable serine/threonine-protein kinase PBL19: protein MKCFCIFFKENTNGGTRKSASKLRKSTASAPSNRSIADLRVFSVPELKEATQNFNKLRRIGEGGFGTVYKGVIKPQNGGEEPTTIVAIKKLDPQGWQGHKQWIAEIQFLGVLDHPNLVKLFGYCSSDGERGIQRLLVYEYMPNKSLEDHLFNKAMPAIPWITRLRIILGAARGMAYLHEGLQVQVIYRDFKSSNVLLDKEFNAKLSDFGLAREGPTGDRSHVSTAPIGTRGYAAPEYVETGRLTSKSDVWSFGVVAYEMITGRRTLEINLPLAEQKLIEWVRQFPPQTKRFGMIIDQRLQNQHSHNSARTIAKLADSCLNKNPKDRPAMSQVVEILNQVIMQEESVTRNDFSNH from the exons ATGAAGTGTTTCTGCAtattcttcaaagaaaataccAATGGTGGAACTCGGAAATCGGCCTCGAAGTTGAGAAAATCCACTGCGTCTGCGCCATCGAATCGGAGCATCGCAGATTTAAGGGTATTTTCTGTCCCTGAACTGAAGGAAGCAACccaaaatttcaacaaattgCGCAGGATCGGGGAGGGTGGCTTTGGGACTGTGTATAAAGGTGTGATTAAGCCGCAAAATGGTGGGGAAGAACCCACTACTATTGTTGCCATCAAGAAACTCGATCCACAAGGTTGGCAGGGCCACAAGCAGTGGATTGCGGAGATCCAATTCCTTGGAGTTCTAGATCACCCTAATCTGGTAAAGCTTTTCGGGTACTGTTCCTCGGATGGAGAAAGAGGAATCCAGCGATTATTAGTTTACGAGTATATGCCTAATAAAAGCTTGGAGGATCATCTTTTCAACAAGGCAATGCCCGCAATACCCTGGATTACTAGACTACGCATTATTCTCGGGGCAGCTCGAGGAATGGCTTATCTGCACGAAGGTTTGCAAGTACAG GTGATATACAGGGACTTCAAGTCCTCAAACGTCCTGTTGGACAAGGAATTCAATGCCAAGCTTTCAGACTTTGGTCTCGCAAGAGAAGGCCCCACAGGGGACCGGTCTCACGTGTCCACAGCGCCAATTGGGACGCGCGGGTATGCGGCCCCAGAATATGTAGAAACGGGGCGTCTGACGAGCAAGAGTGATGTATGGAGCTTCGGAGTCGTGGCTTATGAGATGATCACAGGAAGGCGGACATTGGAAATAAACCTTCCACTGGCAGAGCAAAAACTTATTGAATGGGTGAGACAGTTTCCTCCCCAGACCAAAAGGTTTGGCATGATAATTGATCAACGACTGCAAAATCAGCATTCCCATAATTCGGCTAGAACCATTGCAAAATTGGCTGATAGCTGTCTCAACAAGAACCCAAAAGATCGTCCGGCGATGAGCCAAGTGGTGGAGATCTTGAATCAAGTTATAATGCAAGAAGAATCAGTCACCAGAAATGATTTTTCAAATCACTAA